The Synechocystis sp. PCC 6714 genome includes the window TCCTTCCCTAGCAGTCACGCCTTTTCCAGTATGACCCTAGTGATAATTTTAATCATTTTAGGTTGGCAGACTAATTGGAGAAATTTAATCATTATCCTAGGCTCAATTTTTGTTATCTTCATCGGCTGGACAAGAGTTTATTTAGGAGTTCATTATCCCACTGATATTTTAGGAGGATGGAGTCTGGCCATCGCCTGGAGTTTACTAGTGCAAGGATTTATTTCAGGTTTCACTAAGAATCGGAATACCATCCTGAAAAACGAGTAATTTTCCGGGGGCGATCGCCGTCCAAGATTCATTATCGGTTAAGGGAATTGTGGCAATAATTGCTACTCTATCTTCTTGACTGGTCAGGGCCTGAAAATCAACGGTAATATCTTCATCCACTAAATGGGCAGCGGCAAAGGGAGCCTGGCGGACAAGGTAATGAAGTTGGGTTGTACAATAAACAAACAAATATTCTCCATTAGAAAGTAGGCAATTGAAAATGCCATAGCTGGAGAAAATATCCATTATTGTCTGCAAAACCTGACGAAGTTTTTCTAGGCTTGGTTTACTGTTAGGGAAGTTTTCCCGCAAGATTTGTAACAATAAACAAAAAGCTTTTTCACTATCGGTTGCCCCCACCGGTTGATAGGGACCGATTAAGTTAGGCTCAAAATTTTCCAAATTACCATTGTGGGCAAAAACCCAGTAGTTTCCCCACAACTCTCGCTGAAAAGGATGACAATTTTCTAAGCCTACTTCACCTTGGGTCGCTTTACGGATATGG containing:
- a CDS encoding class II glutamine amidotransferase, producing MCQLLGMNCNVPTDICFSFEGFCARGGKTDEHRDGWGIAFFEDLGCRLFLDDNPSISSPIAELVKKYPIKSRNVIAHIRKATQGEVGLENCHPFQRELWGNYWVFAHNGNLENFEPNLIGPYQPVGATDSEKAFCLLLQILRENFPNSKPSLEKLRQVLQTIMDIFSSYGIFNCLLSNGEYLFVYCTTQLHYLVRQAPFAAAHLVDEDITVDFQALTSQEDRVAIIATIPLTDNESWTAIAPGKLLVFQDGIPILSET